One part of the Salmo salar chromosome ssa10, Ssal_v3.1, whole genome shotgun sequence genome encodes these proteins:
- the LOC106561145 gene encoding chromodomain-helicase-DNA-binding protein 2 isoform X5 produces MWEEHPDVYGVRRSNRSRQEPARLNIGAGGSSDSEGESPKRKTTRQKKKENTWKSDDEEEEEEQEEEDASSADSEQEEKVRSRRLPARRPQTKSSTVKKQQPPKGRKTRKQESSVEEDDDDDDDEDTPKRQTRRRVAAKVSYKEDQNDFETDSDDLIEMEGAEVEPEDDSETIEKIMDIRTGKKGACGASTTQYAVEENGDPGADFDPEKDEGETHYLIKWKGWSYIHNTWESIDSLTQQKVKGLKKLENFKKKNDELNAWLNKASPEDSEYYNCQQELTTDLNKQFQILERVIATKTGKTQGPSDFPSHSHKNASSSNEPEYLCKWMGLPYSECSWEDGALLGKKFQHCIDCFTNRNSSKTVPSKDCKVLKQRPRFVALKNQPLYIGDENLQLRDYQLDGLNWLAHSWCRCNSVILADEMGLGKTIQTISFLSYLFHQHQLYGPSLVVVPLSTLTSWQREFDTWAPDMNVVVYLGDVMSRKSIRDYEWVCHQTKRIKFNALITTYEILLKDKAVLGNINWAFLGVDEAHRLKNDDSLLYKTLIEFRSNHRLLITGTPLQNSLKELWSLLHFLMPDKFENWEDFESDHGKGTDNGYQSLHKVLEPFLLRRVKKDVEKSLPAKVEQILRVDMSAVQKQYYKWILTRNFRALQKGTRGSSSGFLNIVMELKKCTNHGFLIRQPEEECDTQQEHLQALVRGSGKLVLLDKLLTRLRERGNRVLIFSQMVRMLDILAEYLALKRYPFQRLDGSIKGEIRKQALDHFNAEGSEDFCFLLSTRAGGLGINLASADTVVIFDSDWNPQNDLQAQARAHRIGQKKQVNIYRLVTKGSVEEDIIERAKKKMVLDHLVIQRMDTTGRTVLDNNSGNSNSNPFNKDELTAILKFGAEDLFKEAEGEETEPTEMDIDEILRLAETRESDHGSSATDELLSQFKVANFSNMEESAPDLVERTVPDWDDIIPEDQRRKLEEEQKQKEMEDIYMLPRSRSSNKRAQANDSDSDIGSKLKHRSSGSESETDDSGDDKKPKRRGRPRARKNNVEGFTDAEIRRYSMFIKAYKKFAAPLERLECIARDSELVEKSQADLKRLGELIHNSCVTAVQEHEEHLRENPSEAKGPGKRRGINIKISGVQVNAKSIIQHEEEFEPLHKVVPANPAERNKFQLTCRVKVPHFDVDWDLQDDTQLLLGVYEHGYGNWDLMKTDPDLKLADKILPDDPDKKPQGKQLQGRVDYLLKTLKKEVDSKDVTKDEAKVKQRKPRVKKENKAPKDEQGNDISSPRLSDNPSEEGEVRDDGTEKTPSKKRQKKKDNKENKEKQGTPKKEVEKDKKRPKTKKEKAKGAKGKKPQGPVHITAGSDPVPIGEDDDELDQETFSICKERMRPVKKALKQLDKPDEGLSVQEQLQHTRTCLLKIGDRITECLKAYSDPEHVKTWRRNLWIFVSKFTEFGARKLHKLYKMAQKKRSQEEDKEHRKKGDDLSGKKKSFRAEASSSSRDSTGTQPSSKSHPGMPRPSPTSPQGHHREGYNKSNNRHFGNDDRGDWQRDRKYNYPGNSNQSWQGERHHPYDAHRYKDHHYGDRRPREDSYRSSCSSYRSGGSNSPRKRPYDQYDNDQDHRDRRAYYDRHHPSHFRHPDAKRRRGDDFRPPQDFRSGGGHPQDFRGRMLEQRGPTGQEHFTRPYPDNKPPPLLDPRSPQAQKSPQDSRSPNAEHKAAGADLNWNNRKT; encoded by the exons ATGTGGGAAGAGCATCCAGATGTCTATGGGGTCAGGCGATCAAATCGCAGTAGGCAAGAACCTGCTCGTCTCAATATTGGAGCTGGG GGTAGCAGTGACTCAGAAGGTGAAAGTCCTAAAAGAAAAACAACACGTCAAAAGAAGAAAGA AAATACCTGGAAGAGTgacgacgaggaggaggaggaggagcaggaggaggaggatgccAGCAGTGCAGACAGTGAGCAGGAAGAGAAAGTTAGATCCAGAAGACTTCCTGCTAGAAG ACCACAGACCAAATCATCTACAGTCAAAAAACAGCAGCCTCCAAAGGGAAGGAAAACCAGGAAACAAGAGTCATCTGTggaggaagatgatgatgatgacgatgatgaagaTACCCCAAAGAGACAAACCCGGCGAAGGGTAGCGGCCAAAGTCAG TTACAAGGAGGATCAGAATGACTTTGAGACAGATTCTGATGACctgatagagatggagggagctgAGGTGGAGCCGGAAGATGACAGTGAGACCATTGAGAAGATCATGGACATCAGAACAGGCAAAAAAGGAG CCTGTGGGGCTTCCACTACCCAGTATGCTGTggaggaaaacggggaccccGGAGCAGACTTTGACCCTGAGAAGGATGAAGGAGAGACCCATTACCTGATCAAGTGGAAAGGCTGGTCCTATATCCACAACACCTGGGAGAGCATCGACTCCCTCACTCAACAGAAGGTCAAGGGACTGAAGAAACTAGAGAACTTCAAGAAGAAAAATGATGAGCTCAATGCTTG GTTGAACAAAGCATCCCCTGAGGATTCAGAATACTACAACTGCCAACAAGAGCTAACCACTGACTTAAATAAGCAGTTCCAAATTTTGGAAAGAGTCATTG cGACTAAAACAGGGAAGACACAGGGACCCTCTGATTTCCCTT CTCACAGCCACAAGAATGCGTCATCGTCCAATGAGCCGGAGTACCTGTGTAAGTGGATGGGCCTGCCCTATTCAGAGTGCAGCTGGGAGGATGGAGCTCTGCTGGGGAAGAAGTTCCAGCACTGTATAGACTGCTTCACCAACAGGAACTCCAGCAAAACAGTCCCCTCCAAAGACTGCAAA GTGCTGAAACAGAGGCCCAGATTTGTTGCACTGAAGAACCAGCCATTGTACATTGGGGATGAGAACCTGCAGCTGAGAGATTACCAACTAGATGGACTGAACTGGCTGGCTCACTCCTGGTGCAG GTGCAATAGTGTGATCCTGGCTGATGAGATGGGTCTGGGGAAAACCATCCAGACCATCTCATTCCTTTCCTACCTGTTCCACCAGCACCAGCTGTATGGGCCCTCTCTGGTAGTGGTGCCCCTGTCCACCCTCACCTCCTGGCAGAGAGAGTTTGACACCTGGGCCCCCGACATGAACGTGGTGGTCTACCTGGGAGATGTGATGAGCAGGAAATCG ATCCGTGACTATGAGTGGGTATGCCATCAGACGAAGAGAATAAAGTTCAATGCACTTATAACCACGTATGAAATTCTACTGAAAGACAAG GCAGTGTTGGGGAACATAAACTGGGCCTTCCTGGGTGTGGACGAAGCTCACAGGCTGAAGAATGACGACTCCCTGTTGTACAAAACCCTGATCGAGTTCCGGTCCAACCACAGACTTCTAATCACAGGGACCCCACTGCAGAACTCTCTCAAAGAGCTGTGGTCCCTTCTGCACTTCCTCATGCCTGACAA GTTTGAGAATTGGGAAGATTTTGAAAGCGACCATGGTAAAGGGACTGACAATGGCTACCAGAGCCTCCACAAAGTCCTTGAGCCCTTCCTCCTGAGGCGTGTCAAGAAGGATGTGGAGAAATCCCTGCCTGCCAAGGTAGAACAGATCCTCCGTGTGGACATGTCCGCCGTGCAGAAGCAGTACTACAA GTGGATTCTGACCAGGAACTTCAGAGCCTTGCAGAAAGGCACCCGAGGCAGCTCCTCTGGTTTCCTCAACATCGTTATGGAGCTGAAGAAGTGCACTAACCATGGTTTCCTCATCAGGCAGCCCGAGGAGGAGTGTGACACTCAACAGGAGCACCTGCAG GCGTTGGTGAGGGGCAGTGGAAAGCTGGTGCTACTGGACAAGCTGCTGACCAGACTTCGGGAGAGGGGCAACCGAGTCCTCATCTTCTCCCAGATGGTGCGGATGTTGGACATCCTGGCTGAGTATCTGGCCCTGAAGCGTTACCCATTCCAG CGCCTGGACGGTTCCATAAAGGGAGAAATACGAAAACAGGCACTTGACCACTTTAATGCTGAAGGCTCTGAG GACTTCTGTTTCCTGCTGTCCACCAGGGCTGGAGGGCTGGGGATCAACCTGGCATCTGCAGACACTGTGGTCATCTTTGACTCTGACTGGAATCCTCAGAACGACCTGCAGGCTCAGGCTAGGGCTCATAGGATTGGCCAGAAAAAACAG GTGAATATCTATCGCTTGGTCACAAAGGGATCTGTGGAGGAAGACATTATTGAGCGAGCCAAGAAGAAGATGGTTTTGGACCATCTTGTCATTCAGAGAATGGACACCACTGGTCGAACTGTACTGGATAACAACTCTGGAAATTCTAA TTCCAACCCATTCAACAAAGATGAGTTGACTGCCATCCTGAAGTTTGGAGCTGAAGATCTGTTCAAAGaggcagaaggagaggagactgaACCTACg GAGATGGATATTGATGAGATCTTGCGGTTGGCTGAAACCAGAGAAAGCGACCACGGATCAAGTGCCACAGATGAGCTTCTCTCTCAGTTCAAG GTGGCCAACTTCTCCAACATGGAGGAGAGTGCTCCAGACCTGGTGGAGCGGACGGTGCCTGACTGGGACGACATCATCCCTGAGGACCAGAGGCGGAAGCTGGAGGAGGAGCAGAAGCAGAAGGAGATGGAGGACATCTACATGCTGCCCAGGAGCAGGAGCTCCAACAAGAGG GCCCAGGCCAACGACAGTGACAGTGACATTGGCTCCAAGCTGAAGCACCGATCCTCAGGTTCTGAGAGCGAGACGGACGACAGCGGCGATGACAAGAAGCCAAAGAGAAGAGGCAGGCCCAGAGCCCGCAAGAACAACGTGGAGGGTTTTACTGATGCAGAGATCCGCAGGTACAGTAT GTTCATCAAGGCTTACAAGAAATTTGCAGCTCCGCTTGAAAGGCTGGAGTGCATTGCCCGGGACTCTGAGCTGGTGGAAAAATCCCAGGCAGACCTGAAGAGACTGGGAGAGCTGATCCACAACAGCTGTGTGACGGCTGTCCAAGAGCACGAAGAGCACCTCAGAGAGAACCCCAGTGAAG CCAAAGGTCCTGGGAAGCGCAGAGGTATAAACATCAAGATCTCAGGAGTGCAGGTCAATGCCAAGTCCATCATTCAGCATGAGGAGGAGTTTGAGCCACTGCACAAAGTTGTGCCAGCTAATCCTGCTGAGAGAAACAA GTTCCAACTGACCTGCAGAGTGAAGGTGCCTCACTTTGACGTGGACTGGGATCTGCAGGATGACACTCAACTGTTGCTGGGGGTCTATGAGCATGGCTACGGCAACTGGGATTTGATGAAGACCGATCCGGATCTCAAACTTGCAGACAAG ATTCTCCCCGATGACCCAGACAAGAAACCCCAAGGGAAGCAGTTGCAGGGCAGAGTGGACTATCTTCTGAAGACGTTGAAGAAAGAAGTGGACAGTAAAGATGTCACTAAGGACGAG GCCAAAGTGAAGCAGAGGAAGCCTCGGGTGAAGAAAGAGAACAAGGCCCCTAAAGATGAGCAGGGAAATGACATTTCCTCCCCTCGCCTGTCAGACAACCCCTCCGAGGAAGGGGAGGTGAGG gatgaTGGGACAGAAAAAACTCCCTCAAAGAagagacagaagaaaaaggataacaAAGAGAACAAAGAAAAACAGGGAACTCCTAAAAAAGAGGTGGAAAAAGACAAAAAACGTCCCAAGACAAAAAAAGAAAAG GCTAAAGGAGCCAAAGGGAAGAAGCCCCAGGGGCCGGTCCACATTACTGCTGGGAGTGACCCTGTTCCCATCGGCGAGGATGACGACGAGCTGGACCAGGAAACCTTCAGCATT TGTAAGGAGCGTATGAGGCCGGTGAAGAAGGCCCTGAAACAGCTGGATAAGCCTGACGAGGGCCTATCTGTTCAGGAGCAGCTCCAACACACGCGCACCTGCCTGCTGAAGATAGGAGACCGCATCACTGAGTGCCTTAAAGCCTACAGCGACCCAGAGCATGTCAAAACATGGCGTCG GAATCTCTGGATTTTTGTGTCCAAGTTCACAGAGTTCGGAGCGAGGAAGCTTCACAAGCTGTACAAGATGGCTCAGAAGAAGCGGTCTCAGGAGGAGGAC AAGGAGCATAGAAAAAAGGGGGATGACCTGTCGGGCAAGAAGAAGTCTTTCAGAGCAGAGGCGTCTAGTTCCAGTCGAgactccaccggcacccagccaTCGTCTAAGTCTCATCCAGGCATGCCTCGCCCCTCTCCCACATCCCCCCAAGGTCACCACAGAGAAGGCTATAACAAATCCAACAACAGACACTTTGGAAATGATG ATCGAGGAGATTGGCAGAGAGATCGTAAATACAACTACCCTGGAAATAGCAACCAATCCTGGCAAGGCGAGCGACATCATCCATATGACGCCCATCGGTATAAGGACCATCACTATGGCGACCGTCGTCCACGTGAAGACTCCTAccgtagtagctgtagtagttaCCGTAGTGGCGGCAGCAACTCCCCGCGGAAGAGGCCATATGACCAGTATGACAACGACCAGGATCACAGGGACCGCCGGGCCTATTACGACAG ACATCATCCCTCTCACTTCAGACATCCAGACGCGAAGCGGAGACGCGGCGATGACTTCCGTCCTCCCCAAGACTTCAGGAGTGGGGGAGGCCATCCCCAGGACTTCAGGGGGAGGATGCTGGAGCAAAGGGGGCCAACAGGGCAAGAACACTTCACCAGGCCCTATCCAGACAACAAACCCCCTCCCCTGCTGGACCCACGCTCCCCACAGGCTCAGAAGTCCCCCCAGGACTCGCGCTCGCCAAACGCAGAGCATAAAGCAGCTGGGGCtgatttaaactggaacaacagGAAGACATGA
- the LOC106561145 gene encoding chromodomain-helicase-DNA-binding protein 2 isoform X6, with translation MKNKNKKQEDEGSTQSNASSNSASEESNHSGSESGSQSESEQGRERRRSHHSGESNSSSESGSQSGSQSESQQASAEVNDKPPVKKKDNLADVKKMWEEHPDVYGVRRSNRSRQEPARLNIGAGGSSDSEGESPKRKTTRQKKKENTWKSDDEEEEEEQEEEDASSADSEQEEKVRSRRLPARRPQTKSSTVKKQQPPKGRKTRKQESSVEEDDDDDDDEDTPKRQTRRRVAAKVSYKEDQNDFETDSDDLIEMEGAEVEPEDDSETIEKIMDIRTGKKGACGASTTQYAVEENGDPGADFDPEKDEGETHYLIKWKGWSYIHNTWESIDSLTQQKVKGLKKLENFKKKNDELNAWLNKASPEDSEYYNCQQELTTDLNKQFQILERVIATKTGKTQGPSDFPSHSHKNASSSNEPEYLCKWMGLPYSECSWEDGALLGKKFQHCIDCFTNRNSSKTVPSKDCKVLKQRPRFVALKNQPLYIGDENLQLRDYQLDGLNWLAHSWCRCNSVILADEMGLGKTIQTISFLSYLFHQHQLYGPSLVVVPLSTLTSWQREFDTWAPDMNVVVYLGDVMSRKSIRDYEWVCHQTKRIKFNALITTYEILLKDKAVLGNINWAFLGVDEAHRLKNDDSLLYKTLIEFRSNHRLLITGTPLQNSLKELWSLLHFLMPDKFENWEDFESDHGKGTDNGYQSLHKVLEPFLLRRVKKDVEKSLPAKVEQILRVDMSAVQKQYYKWILTRNFRALQKGTRGSSSGFLNIVMELKKCTNHGFLIRQPEEECDTQQEHLQALVRGSGKLVLLDKLLTRLRERGNRVLIFSQMVRMLDILAEYLALKRYPFQRLDGSIKGEIRKQALDHFNAEGSEDFCFLLSTRAGGLGINLASADTVVIFDSDWNPQNDLQAQARAHRIGQKKQVNIYRLVTKGSVEEDIIERAKKKMVLDHLVIQRMDTTGRTVLDNNSGNSNSNPFNKDELTAILKFGAEDLFKEAEGEETEPTEMDIDEILRLAETRESDHGSSATDELLSQFKVANFSNMEESAPDLVERTVPDWDDIIPEDQRRKLEEEQKQKEMEDIYMLPRSRSSNKRIISSPVEDLNS, from the exons ATGAAGAATAAGAATAAAAAGCAAGAAGATGAAGGTTCGACTCAAAGCAACGCATCAAG CAATTCGGCCTCTGAAGAATCAAACCACTCTGGGTCGGAGTCTGGGAGTCAGTCAGAGAGTGAacagggcagggagaggagaagatCGCACCACTCTGGAGAGTCCAACAGTTCCTCTGAATCTGGGAGCCAGTCTGGGTCTCAGAGTGAATCCCAGCAAGCCTCAGCAGAGGTCAACGACAAACCACCAGTTAAAAAGAAAGACAATCTGGCAGATGTAAAGAAG ATGTGGGAAGAGCATCCAGATGTCTATGGGGTCAGGCGATCAAATCGCAGTAGGCAAGAACCTGCTCGTCTCAATATTGGAGCTGGG GGTAGCAGTGACTCAGAAGGTGAAAGTCCTAAAAGAAAAACAACACGTCAAAAGAAGAAAGA AAATACCTGGAAGAGTgacgacgaggaggaggaggaggagcaggaggaggaggatgccAGCAGTGCAGACAGTGAGCAGGAAGAGAAAGTTAGATCCAGAAGACTTCCTGCTAGAAG ACCACAGACCAAATCATCTACAGTCAAAAAACAGCAGCCTCCAAAGGGAAGGAAAACCAGGAAACAAGAGTCATCTGTggaggaagatgatgatgatgacgatgatgaagaTACCCCAAAGAGACAAACCCGGCGAAGGGTAGCGGCCAAAGTCAG TTACAAGGAGGATCAGAATGACTTTGAGACAGATTCTGATGACctgatagagatggagggagctgAGGTGGAGCCGGAAGATGACAGTGAGACCATTGAGAAGATCATGGACATCAGAACAGGCAAAAAAGGAG CCTGTGGGGCTTCCACTACCCAGTATGCTGTggaggaaaacggggaccccGGAGCAGACTTTGACCCTGAGAAGGATGAAGGAGAGACCCATTACCTGATCAAGTGGAAAGGCTGGTCCTATATCCACAACACCTGGGAGAGCATCGACTCCCTCACTCAACAGAAGGTCAAGGGACTGAAGAAACTAGAGAACTTCAAGAAGAAAAATGATGAGCTCAATGCTTG GTTGAACAAAGCATCCCCTGAGGATTCAGAATACTACAACTGCCAACAAGAGCTAACCACTGACTTAAATAAGCAGTTCCAAATTTTGGAAAGAGTCATTG cGACTAAAACAGGGAAGACACAGGGACCCTCTGATTTCCCTT CTCACAGCCACAAGAATGCGTCATCGTCCAATGAGCCGGAGTACCTGTGTAAGTGGATGGGCCTGCCCTATTCAGAGTGCAGCTGGGAGGATGGAGCTCTGCTGGGGAAGAAGTTCCAGCACTGTATAGACTGCTTCACCAACAGGAACTCCAGCAAAACAGTCCCCTCCAAAGACTGCAAA GTGCTGAAACAGAGGCCCAGATTTGTTGCACTGAAGAACCAGCCATTGTACATTGGGGATGAGAACCTGCAGCTGAGAGATTACCAACTAGATGGACTGAACTGGCTGGCTCACTCCTGGTGCAG GTGCAATAGTGTGATCCTGGCTGATGAGATGGGTCTGGGGAAAACCATCCAGACCATCTCATTCCTTTCCTACCTGTTCCACCAGCACCAGCTGTATGGGCCCTCTCTGGTAGTGGTGCCCCTGTCCACCCTCACCTCCTGGCAGAGAGAGTTTGACACCTGGGCCCCCGACATGAACGTGGTGGTCTACCTGGGAGATGTGATGAGCAGGAAATCG ATCCGTGACTATGAGTGGGTATGCCATCAGACGAAGAGAATAAAGTTCAATGCACTTATAACCACGTATGAAATTCTACTGAAAGACAAG GCAGTGTTGGGGAACATAAACTGGGCCTTCCTGGGTGTGGACGAAGCTCACAGGCTGAAGAATGACGACTCCCTGTTGTACAAAACCCTGATCGAGTTCCGGTCCAACCACAGACTTCTAATCACAGGGACCCCACTGCAGAACTCTCTCAAAGAGCTGTGGTCCCTTCTGCACTTCCTCATGCCTGACAA GTTTGAGAATTGGGAAGATTTTGAAAGCGACCATGGTAAAGGGACTGACAATGGCTACCAGAGCCTCCACAAAGTCCTTGAGCCCTTCCTCCTGAGGCGTGTCAAGAAGGATGTGGAGAAATCCCTGCCTGCCAAGGTAGAACAGATCCTCCGTGTGGACATGTCCGCCGTGCAGAAGCAGTACTACAA GTGGATTCTGACCAGGAACTTCAGAGCCTTGCAGAAAGGCACCCGAGGCAGCTCCTCTGGTTTCCTCAACATCGTTATGGAGCTGAAGAAGTGCACTAACCATGGTTTCCTCATCAGGCAGCCCGAGGAGGAGTGTGACACTCAACAGGAGCACCTGCAG GCGTTGGTGAGGGGCAGTGGAAAGCTGGTGCTACTGGACAAGCTGCTGACCAGACTTCGGGAGAGGGGCAACCGAGTCCTCATCTTCTCCCAGATGGTGCGGATGTTGGACATCCTGGCTGAGTATCTGGCCCTGAAGCGTTACCCATTCCAG CGCCTGGACGGTTCCATAAAGGGAGAAATACGAAAACAGGCACTTGACCACTTTAATGCTGAAGGCTCTGAG GACTTCTGTTTCCTGCTGTCCACCAGGGCTGGAGGGCTGGGGATCAACCTGGCATCTGCAGACACTGTGGTCATCTTTGACTCTGACTGGAATCCTCAGAACGACCTGCAGGCTCAGGCTAGGGCTCATAGGATTGGCCAGAAAAAACAG GTGAATATCTATCGCTTGGTCACAAAGGGATCTGTGGAGGAAGACATTATTGAGCGAGCCAAGAAGAAGATGGTTTTGGACCATCTTGTCATTCAGAGAATGGACACCACTGGTCGAACTGTACTGGATAACAACTCTGGAAATTCTAA TTCCAACCCATTCAACAAAGATGAGTTGACTGCCATCCTGAAGTTTGGAGCTGAAGATCTGTTCAAAGaggcagaaggagaggagactgaACCTACg GAGATGGATATTGATGAGATCTTGCGGTTGGCTGAAACCAGAGAAAGCGACCACGGATCAAGTGCCACAGATGAGCTTCTCTCTCAGTTCAAG GTGGCCAACTTCTCCAACATGGAGGAGAGTGCTCCAGACCTGGTGGAGCGGACGGTGCCTGACTGGGACGACATCATCCCTGAGGACCAGAGGCGGAAGCTGGAGGAGGAGCAGAAGCAGAAGGAGATGGAGGACATCTACATGCTGCCCAGGAGCAGGAGCTCCAACAAGAGG ataatatcctctcctgttgaaGATCTAAATTCATGA